A region of Desulfolithobacter dissulfuricans DNA encodes the following proteins:
- the cobS gene encoding adenosylcobinamide-GDP ribazoletransferase, translated as MAAAFRFLTILPLPGRLGTTEEELAGSVGSFPLIGLLLGLICAAGAWVLWLVLPSLPAAVCLTLLLLALSGGLHLDGLADTADGFFSARPDRTQILAIMRDSRIGAMGVIALIILLLLKTSALATLDRSTVVVTALLLPLAGRSAIVLMMGLLPYARPEGGLGGLFYTRRSRLAALGSLAFAGLVTVWLAGTCGLGVLVFTMGTICLFARFCRKKIGGATGDTLGAACELAETFMALGFAAVAGGAG; from the coding sequence TTGGCGGCGGCCTTCCGTTTTCTCACCATCCTGCCTCTGCCCGGCAGGCTCGGGACCACGGAAGAGGAGCTGGCCGGCTCCGTGGGCTCGTTCCCACTCATCGGATTGCTGCTGGGGTTGATCTGCGCTGCCGGGGCCTGGGTCCTGTGGCTGGTTCTGCCGTCCCTGCCGGCGGCAGTCTGTCTGACCCTGCTGCTGCTGGCCCTGTCGGGCGGGCTGCACCTGGACGGACTGGCCGACACCGCGGATGGATTTTTCAGTGCCCGGCCGGACAGGACGCAGATCCTTGCCATCATGCGCGATTCCCGGATCGGCGCCATGGGGGTGATCGCCCTGATCATTCTTCTGCTTCTCAAAACATCGGCCCTGGCCACCCTGGATCGATCCACAGTCGTGGTCACGGCCCTGCTCCTGCCCCTGGCCGGCCGCAGTGCCATTGTCCTGATGATGGGGCTTCTGCCCTATGCCCGGCCCGAGGGTGGGCTGGGGGGGCTGTTCTACACCAGGCGTTCCCGGCTTGCCGCCCTGGGGAGCCTTGCCTTTGCCGGTCTGGTCACCGTGTGGCTGGCCGGAACCTGCGGCCTGGGCGTGCTCGTCTTCACCATGGGCACCATCTGTCTCTTTGCCCGGTTCTGTCGTAAGAAGATCGGCGGCGCCACCGGTGACACCCTGGGGGCGGCCTGCGAACTGGCCGAGACCTTCATGGCCCTTGGCTTTGCCGCGGTGGCAGGAGGTGCGGGATGA
- the cobT gene encoding nicotinate-nucleotide--dimethylbenzimidazole phosphoribosyltransferase, which produces MRPKSFQPRQEQVNFLEATFRKIFPQDTEYREKARARLEQLTMPHWALGDLMDLAVDLAGITRSLKPPVKRKRVVVMAGDHGVTAEGVSRYPSEVTAQMVYNFVNGGAGINALARQAGAEVTVVDMGTAADLDDLVKAGKIIARKIGNGTQNMAHGPAMTRTHAVMAVEAGIEVANQLAPETDVFGTGDMGIGNTTPSTAIVAAMTGAPVAEVTGRGTGLDDDQLQQKIQVVERALKINRPDPSDGIDVLSKVGGFEIGGIAGLIIGAAAHRKPVLVDGFISTAGALIAYALEPFVRDFIICAHRSVEQGHRAMHERLGLRPLMDLNMRLGEGTGAALAMNLVEAAVAVLTEVATFEEAGVTGTPVE; this is translated from the coding sequence ATGCGACCAAAATCATTTCAGCCCAGGCAGGAGCAGGTAAACTTTCTTGAGGCAACGTTTCGCAAGATCTTTCCCCAGGACACCGAGTACCGGGAGAAGGCCCGGGCCCGGCTGGAACAGTTGACCATGCCCCACTGGGCTCTGGGCGATCTCATGGACCTGGCCGTGGACCTGGCCGGCATTACCCGCTCGCTTAAGCCACCGGTCAAGCGCAAGCGGGTGGTGGTCATGGCCGGGGACCACGGGGTCACCGCCGAGGGTGTCTCCAGGTATCCTTCCGAGGTCACGGCCCAGATGGTCTACAACTTCGTCAACGGCGGGGCCGGGATCAACGCCCTGGCCCGGCAGGCCGGAGCCGAGGTCACAGTGGTGGATATGGGCACGGCCGCCGATCTCGACGACCTGGTCAAAGCGGGCAAGATCATCGCCCGCAAGATCGGTAACGGAACCCAGAACATGGCCCATGGCCCGGCCATGACCAGGACCCACGCGGTCATGGCGGTGGAGGCCGGGATCGAGGTGGCCAACCAACTGGCCCCGGAGACCGATGTCTTCGGTACCGGCGACATGGGGATCGGCAACACCACGCCGTCCACGGCCATTGTCGCGGCCATGACCGGCGCGCCTGTGGCCGAGGTCACCGGCCGTGGCACCGGCCTGGATGACGACCAACTCCAGCAGAAGATTCAGGTGGTGGAACGGGCCCTGAAGATCAACCGCCCGGATCCGTCGGACGGTATCGACGTGCTCTCCAAGGTGGGCGGGTTCGAGATCGGCGGCATTGCCGGGCTCATCATCGGCGCCGCCGCCCACCGAAAGCCGGTGCTGGTGGATGGGTTCATCTCCACCGCCGGCGCGCTCATCGCCTATGCCCTGGAACCCTTTGTCCGCGACTTCATCATCTGCGCTCACCGCAGCGTGGAGCAGGGCCACCGGGCCATGCACGAACGGCTCGGGCTCAGGCCCCTGATGGACCTGAACATGCGGCTGGGCGAGGGCACCGGCGCCGCCCTGGCCATGAACCTGGTCGAGGCGGCCGTGGCCGTGCTCACCGAAGTGGCTACCTTTGAAGAGGCCGGCGTCACCGGCACCCCGGTCGAGTGA
- a CDS encoding IS110 family transposase, with product MHNVTIGMDLGDKNHVICIVDHAGRIVRRDTVTNTREALSEFFSPHKGATVALEAGTHSAWISRLLSRLGCHVLVGNPRKLRAIWDSNDKSDTRDAEMLARIARMDPDLLYPVNHRGEQAQIDLEILQARDVLVRNRSSLINHVRGSVKALGYRLPGCSADSFHRQADEHLPEDLRGALEPVLTIIGQITSQIKEFDREIERISAERYPETELLRAIKGVGPLTALAFLLIVEDPARFGKSRQVGCFLGLTPRRDQSGETDRQLRITKAGNPYLRRLLVGSAQYILGPFGEDCNLRRFGLRLAARGGKNAKRRAVVAVARKLAVLMHRLWQHGEIYDPFYKPQSRPLAKAA from the coding sequence ATGCACAATGTAACAATCGGAATGGACCTTGGCGATAAAAATCATGTTATCTGTATTGTTGATCATGCAGGCCGAATCGTGCGTCGAGATACGGTTACTAATACCAGAGAGGCGTTGAGTGAGTTTTTCTCACCCCATAAAGGGGCAACTGTTGCCCTTGAAGCCGGTACCCATTCGGCCTGGATCAGCAGGCTGTTATCCAGGCTGGGCTGCCATGTTTTGGTTGGCAACCCTCGTAAATTACGCGCCATCTGGGACAGCAACGATAAATCAGATACCAGAGACGCTGAAATGCTGGCCCGCATAGCCCGGATGGATCCTGATCTGCTCTATCCGGTCAACCACAGGGGCGAACAGGCCCAGATTGATCTGGAGATATTGCAGGCCAGGGATGTCCTGGTGAGGAACCGCTCCAGCCTGATCAACCATGTTCGTGGCAGTGTCAAGGCGCTGGGATATCGCCTGCCGGGATGCAGCGCAGACAGTTTTCACCGGCAGGCAGATGAACATCTTCCTGAAGACTTACGTGGCGCTCTGGAGCCTGTATTGACAATTATCGGCCAGATTACGTCCCAGATCAAAGAATTTGACAGGGAAATAGAGCGTATCAGTGCGGAGCGATACCCGGAGACCGAATTATTGCGGGCCATAAAAGGAGTTGGTCCTCTGACGGCCCTGGCCTTTCTATTAATCGTGGAAGACCCGGCACGATTTGGCAAAAGTAGACAGGTTGGATGTTTTCTTGGCCTGACTCCCCGCCGCGACCAGTCAGGAGAAACCGACAGGCAGCTTCGGATAACCAAAGCGGGCAACCCCTATCTGCGGAGGTTACTGGTCGGTTCGGCCCAGTACATCCTGGGACCTTTTGGAGAGGATTGCAATTTACGAAGATTTGGTCTTCGCCTGGCAGCCAGGGGAGGTAAAAACGCAAAGCGTCGTGCCGTGGTTGCCGTAGCCAGAAAACTGGCGGTACTCATGCATCGCCTCTGGCAGCACGGTGAGATATATGACCCTTTTTACAAACCGCAATCTCGCCCCCTGGCAAAGGCTGCGTAG
- the cobU gene encoding bifunctional adenosylcobinamide kinase/adenosylcobinamide-phosphate guanylyltransferase, which yields MGHVILITGGCRSGKSAFAQQLAEETGDQLLFLATSPPLDREMQERIRLHREERAHRGWQTVEEQQCPARIIRESPPGATILLDCLTLWINNMLYLAEKEGKLLDEKTVRGKAEELLLTCRERPGTVIMVTNEVGLGIVPENRLARRYRDLVGRCNQCIGREADEVYLVSCGVPLKLKG from the coding sequence ATGGGTCACGTTATCCTGATAACCGGCGGGTGCCGCTCCGGAAAATCCGCCTTTGCCCAGCAGCTGGCCGAAGAGACCGGCGACCAGCTCCTCTTTCTCGCCACCAGTCCGCCCCTGGACCGGGAGATGCAGGAACGGATCAGGCTCCATCGGGAAGAGCGGGCCCATCGGGGCTGGCAGACAGTGGAGGAACAACAGTGTCCGGCCCGGATCATCAGGGAGAGTCCGCCCGGGGCCACGATCCTGCTTGATTGTTTGACGCTGTGGATTAATAATATGCTCTATCTTGCTGAAAAAGAGGGCAAACTGCTTGACGAAAAAACCGTTCGCGGTAAAGCGGAAGAGCTGCTTTTGACCTGCCGTGAGCGGCCGGGAACGGTGATCATGGTGACCAACGAGGTGGGCCTTGGCATTGTCCCGGAAAACCGGCTGGCCAGGCGCTACCGGGACCTGGTCGGGCGCTGCAACCAGTGTATCGGCCGGGAGGCGGACGAGGTGTACCTGGTCAGCTGCGGCGTCCCTCTCAAGCTGAAAGGCTGA
- a CDS encoding histidine phosphatase family protein has protein sequence MAVQLRLIRHGRTVAPDGVFVGSRDVALEPGARDRLQRLRPLLEPHCGPVYVSPMRRTRETLEAVDPGWAPQQIRMDPRIREIDFGRWEMSSFAEISRRDPDLLDGWAEYGDFVFPEGEAVADFTARVGGFLAAVQQGPEREVVAITHGGVIRTMICLALGLPVRHYLLFDVQPGTMTELKLYSRGGILTGLNL, from the coding sequence ATGGCTGTCCAGTTGCGACTTATCCGCCATGGCCGGACCGTGGCCCCTGATGGGGTCTTTGTCGGCAGCAGGGATGTGGCCCTGGAACCCGGGGCAAGGGACCGCCTGCAGCGGCTCCGGCCCCTGCTCGAGCCACACTGCGGACCGGTTTACGTCAGCCCCATGCGCCGCACCCGGGAGACCCTGGAGGCGGTGGACCCTGGCTGGGCACCGCAGCAGATCCGCATGGACCCTCGGATCCGGGAGATCGATTTCGGTCGCTGGGAGATGAGTTCCTTTGCTGAAATTTCCCGCCGGGACCCGGACCTGCTGGACGGCTGGGCCGAGTACGGGGATTTTGTCTTTCCCGAAGGCGAGGCCGTGGCTGATTTCACCGCCCGGGTAGGGGGTTTTCTGGCCGCGGTCCAGCAGGGACCAGAGAGGGAAGTGGTGGCCATTACCCACGGCGGAGTGATCCGGACCATGATCTGCCTGGCCCTGGGGCTTCCGGTGCGCCATTATCTTCTCTTTGATGTCCAGCCCGGGACCATGACCGAACTGAAACTCTATTCCCGGGGTGGCATTCTTACAGGACTCAATCTCTGA
- a CDS encoding shikimate kinase, giving the protein MADNIILIGFMGVGKGRTARELARRTGFVTVDTDDLIETMVKKKIRRIFAEEGEARFRELEKQVARWLEHHVQQTIVSTGGGFFMVGNLQRLGRVFYLHSSVEGILDAISMHPKAKKKIKKRPLLQDLDRARELYCQRLPLYRRAADREINVEGRTIDEVAAEIASCL; this is encoded by the coding sequence ATGGCTGACAACATCATACTTATTGGCTTCATGGGGGTGGGCAAGGGGCGAACGGCCAGGGAACTGGCCCGCCGGACCGGTTTTGTCACCGTGGACACCGATGATCTGATCGAGACCATGGTCAAGAAGAAGATCCGCAGGATCTTTGCCGAAGAGGGTGAGGCCCGTTTCCGCGAGCTGGAAAAACAGGTCGCCCGATGGCTGGAGCATCATGTGCAGCAGACCATCGTCTCCACCGGCGGCGGTTTTTTCATGGTCGGCAACCTGCAGCGCCTGGGCCGGGTGTTCTACCTCCATTCCTCGGTGGAAGGCATCCTGGACGCCATCAGCATGCACCCCAAAGCCAAGAAGAAGATAAAGAAACGTCCCCTGCTTCAGGACCTGGACCGGGCCCGGGAACTCTATTGCCAGCGGCTGCCGCTCTATCGGCGGGCCGCGGATCGGGAGATCAACGTGGAGGGCAGAACCATTGATGAGGTGGCGGCCGAGATCGCCAGCTGCCTGTGA
- a CDS encoding lysophospholipid acyltransferase family protein, whose product MADTLYNLSLGVLPRLYLGLSRLWFGSCRERIYGFEGVTPWLDRGPVVVCCWHYSVLYTLHHLRRYPAAVMVSASRDGEYVARITERMGHFPVRGSRNRGGPGALKGMLKAMKEGYNGGIIGDGSQGPPGSCSPVSS is encoded by the coding sequence TTGGCTGATACCCTCTACAACCTCTCCCTTGGTGTTCTGCCCCGGCTCTACCTGGGTCTGAGCCGTCTCTGGTTTGGCAGCTGCCGGGAACGGATCTACGGGTTCGAGGGCGTGACCCCGTGGCTTGACAGGGGGCCGGTGGTCGTCTGCTGCTGGCATTATTCGGTTCTCTACACACTGCACCACCTGCGGCGCTACCCGGCCGCGGTCATGGTCAGCGCCAGCCGCGACGGCGAGTACGTGGCCCGGATCACCGAGCGCATGGGCCACTTTCCGGTCCGCGGTTCCCGCAACCGGGGCGGCCCTGGTGCCCTCAAGGGCATGCTCAAGGCCATGAAAGAGGGCTATAACGGCGGTATCATCGGCGATGGCTCCCAGGGACCCCCCGGGTCCTGCAGCCCGGTGTCATCCTGA
- a CDS encoding (Fe-S)-binding protein — translation MMTRKKKKKKSADPGSVHPALQQLLHDHSASCVHCGLCVRECAFLQEHGSPGTIAASFDQRTFGTAFGCSLCGLCTAVCPTKIGLDPAALFLAIRREAVARGLADFSRHRGILFYERAGSSPLLTFHGLPRGCDTVFFPGCALPGTRPTRVRQLFDHLRQTIPRLGMVLDCCSKPSHDLGRERYFQTMFRKLTGSLLERGVKNVLVACPNCHRIFSEYGQGLQVTSVYEYLDMTALPKTPDIAAEITIHDPCGTRLRTDIHQVIRRLAGKKSLQVREMAHHGKRTLCCGEGARPAVSVRNLPANGESAAAGKPRVWSC, via the coding sequence ATGATGACCCGAAAGAAAAAGAAAAAAAAGTCCGCAGACCCCGGCTCTGTGCACCCTGCCCTGCAGCAGCTGCTCCATGACCATTCCGCCAGCTGCGTCCATTGCGGTCTTTGCGTCAGGGAATGCGCTTTTCTCCAGGAACACGGCTCCCCTGGGACCATTGCCGCCTCTTTTGACCAGCGGACATTTGGTACCGCCTTTGGTTGCAGTCTCTGCGGATTGTGCACCGCGGTCTGCCCGACGAAAATAGGACTTGATCCGGCGGCCCTCTTCCTGGCCATCCGCCGGGAAGCGGTTGCCCGCGGACTGGCGGATTTTTCCCGCCACCGGGGAATCCTGTTTTATGAGCGGGCCGGGAGTTCGCCACTCTTAACCTTCCATGGTCTGCCCCGGGGCTGTGACACGGTGTTTTTCCCCGGCTGTGCCCTGCCCGGCACCCGGCCCACCCGGGTCCGACAGCTCTTTGATCACCTCCGGCAGACCATCCCGCGCCTGGGCATGGTCCTGGACTGTTGCAGCAAACCATCCCATGATCTCGGCAGGGAGCGGTATTTCCAGACCATGTTTCGGAAACTGACAGGTTCACTCCTGGAACGGGGCGTCAAAAACGTCCTGGTGGCCTGTCCCAACTGCCACCGAATCTTTTCCGAGTATGGTCAGGGACTACAGGTGACCTCGGTGTACGAATATCTCGATATGACCGCACTTCCCAAGACCCCGGACATTGCCGCCGAGATCACCATCCATGACCCCTGCGGCACCAGGCTCCGAACAGATATCCACCAGGTCATCCGCCGACTGGCCGGAAAAAAATCACTCCAGGTCCGGGAAATGGCCCATCATGGCAAAAGAACCCTCTGCTGCGGCGAAGGGGCTCGGCCGGCTGTGTCTGTCCGGAATTTGCCAGCAAATGGGGAGAGCGCCGCAGCCGGGAAGCCGAGGGTATGGTCATGTTGA
- a CDS encoding ABC transporter substrate-binding protein — MKRFILPGITLLMLALFFSTTVVAVEKEEEKVLTVVSPWRLKGMNLHKSGFLFARMGCVETLTTTDNRGKIVGLLARSWTVSPDRLTWTFTLRPDITFHDQTPLTAGAVSKSLNIALKNRGVLAKAKIAEITPISPRTLRITTTQPFAPLPAYLAHYSAAIVSEGSFDEQGRLKHIYGTGPYILTGQQGDIRFDFKANPSYWGEKPQVQYVRHLGIPEAKTRANMILNGEADMAFTLSPADMEELQAAEGVRVVALTIPRTRLLVLNCALPFFSTVRSRQALSLAIDRRGIAADMLRNPNSMATQLLPYAAAMWHTPELIPLEYNLLQARKMLEEDGWQPGEDDILEKNGQRFEFELRTYSTRPMLPVIAASLQQQLRKVGIEMHVVVGKGSDIPAHRADNTLQAALIARNFALIPDAIGTIYNDFGPDPGNWGAFHWQSDELNELLERYLETFDQERAEALRVDILTVLQRELPVIPISWYEHIIGLSDRIEGVNIDPYELKSYLNGVRWAR; from the coding sequence ATGAAACGGTTTATACTTCCGGGTATCACTCTTCTGATGCTCGCGCTCTTTTTTTCCACCACCGTTGTGGCGGTGGAAAAAGAAGAGGAGAAGGTACTGACCGTTGTCTCTCCCTGGCGCCTGAAGGGGATGAACCTCCATAAGTCCGGCTTTCTCTTTGCCAGGATGGGCTGCGTCGAGACCCTGACCACCACCGACAACCGCGGCAAGATTGTCGGCCTGCTTGCCAGGTCGTGGACGGTGAGTCCGGACCGGCTGACCTGGACCTTCACCCTCAGGCCAGATATCACTTTCCACGACCAGACCCCCCTGACCGCCGGGGCGGTGAGCAAAAGCCTCAATATCGCCCTGAAAAACCGGGGAGTCCTGGCCAAGGCAAAGATAGCCGAAATAACCCCCATCTCACCCCGGACCCTGCGCATCACCACAACCCAGCCCTTTGCTCCCCTGCCCGCCTATCTGGCCCATTACTCCGCTGCCATTGTCTCCGAGGGCTCGTTCGATGAACAGGGACGCCTCAAGCATATATACGGCACCGGACCGTACATCCTCACCGGGCAGCAGGGTGACATCCGGTTCGATTTCAAGGCCAATCCCTCCTACTGGGGCGAAAAACCGCAGGTGCAATACGTCCGTCACCTGGGGATTCCCGAGGCCAAAACCCGGGCCAACATGATTCTAAACGGCGAAGCGGACATGGCCTTTACCCTCTCGCCGGCCGACATGGAAGAACTGCAGGCCGCCGAGGGCGTCCGGGTGGTGGCCTTGACCATCCCCCGCACCAGGCTGCTGGTATTGAATTGTGCCCTGCCCTTTTTCTCCACAGTCCGCAGCCGTCAGGCCCTGAGCCTGGCCATTGACCGTCGTGGTATCGCCGCTGACATGTTGCGCAACCCGAATTCCATGGCCACCCAGCTGCTGCCCTATGCCGCGGCCATGTGGCACACCCCGGAGCTGATACCCCTGGAGTACAACCTGCTGCAAGCCCGAAAAATGCTTGAGGAGGACGGTTGGCAGCCCGGGGAGGATGACATCCTGGAAAAAAATGGCCAGCGGTTTGAATTTGAACTGCGGACCTACTCCACCCGACCCATGCTGCCCGTCATCGCCGCCTCGCTGCAGCAGCAGTTGCGCAAAGTCGGCATAGAGATGCACGTTGTCGTGGGCAAGGGTTCGGATATCCCAGCCCACCGGGCCGACAATACCCTGCAGGCCGCCCTGATTGCCCGCAACTTCGCCCTGATCCCCGATGCCATCGGCACCATCTACAACGATTTTGGTCCCGATCCCGGCAACTGGGGCGCCTTCCACTGGCAGTCGGACGAACTCAACGAGCTGCTGGAGAGGTACCTGGAGACCTTTGACCAGGAACGGGCCGAGGCCTTACGTGTGGATATCCTGACCGTCCTCCAGCGGGAGCTGCCCGTTATCCCGATCTCCTGGTACGAGCACATCATCGGCCTGAGCGACCGAATCGAGGGAGTGAACATCGATCCTTATGAGCTCAAATCCTACCTGAACGGCGTGCGCTGGGCCAGGTGA
- a CDS encoding ArsR/SmtB family transcription factor, producing MKDTAALFKALSEEIRLRILVLLTRGELCVCDLMEVLDLPQSTISRHLAYLRHAGWVEGRRQGVWMYYRLARGTTPFQEGLAEFLIQSLPNLDTARQDLENLESHLQQKDHGNCR from the coding sequence ATGAAAGATACCGCCGCCCTGTTCAAGGCCCTGTCCGAGGAGATACGACTCCGCATCCTGGTCCTGCTGACCCGAGGTGAACTCTGTGTCTGTGACCTGATGGAGGTTCTGGACCTGCCGCAATCCACCATCTCCCGGCACCTGGCCTACCTGCGCCACGCCGGGTGGGTCGAAGGACGCCGTCAGGGGGTGTGGATGTATTACCGGCTGGCCCGGGGAACCACCCCCTTCCAGGAGGGACTGGCCGAATTTCTCATCCAGTCGCTGCCGAACCTGGACACGGCCCGGCAGGACCTGGAAAACCTCGAGTCCCATCTGCAACAGAAAGACCACGGCAATTGCCGCTGA